A single Fundulus heteroclitus isolate FHET01 chromosome 4, MU-UCD_Fhet_4.1, whole genome shotgun sequence DNA region contains:
- the gatm gene encoding glycine amidinotransferase, mitochondrial has protein sequence MLRVRCLRGGSRGAEAAHLIGAMLGRSVAGWVQRTFQSTSSAAAAHQHAAEEDPIAEPVQQECPVCSYNEWDPLEEVIVGRAENAHVPPFSVEVKANTYEKYWPFYEKHGGQSFPANHLKKAVAEIEEMCSILRHEGVVVRRPEPIDWSVEYKTPDFTSTGMYAAMPRDILMVVGNEIIEAPMAWRARFFEYRAYRPLIKEYFRKGAKWTTAPKPTMADDLYDQDYPIRTVEDRHKLAAQGKFVTTEYEPCFDAADFIRAGRDLFVQRSQVTNYMGIEWMRRHLGPDYKVHIISFKDPNPMHIDATFNIIGPGLVLSNPDRPCRQIDMFKKAGWTVVKPPTPLIPDDHPLWMSSKWLSMNVLMLDEKRVMVDANEDTIHKMFESLGIKTIKVNIRHANSLGGGFHCWTTDVRRRGTLQSYFH, from the exons ATGCTGCGAGTCAGATGTCTGAGAGGAGGTAGCAGAGGGGCCGAGGCTGCCCATCTGATCGGAGCCATG CTTGGCCGGTCAGTTGCAGGTTGGGTGCAGAGGACCTTTCAGAGCACTTCGAGTGCGGCAGCCGCTCACCAGCATGCAGCTGAAGAGGACCCCATCGCTGAGCCCGTTCAGCAGGAGTGCCCCGTCTGCAGCTACAACGAATGGGACCCCCTGGAGGAGGTGATCGTGGGGCGAGCCGAGAACGCCCACGTGCCTCCCTTCTCTGTGGAAGTGAAG GCCAACACGTACGAGAAGTACTGGCCTTTCTACGAGAAGCACGGCGGGCAGTCCTTTCCTGCGAACCACTTGAAAAAAGCTGTTGCTGAGATTGAAGAAATGTGCAGTATCCTGCGTCACGAGGGCGTGGTCGTGAGGAGGCCGGAGCCCATCGACTGGTCCGTTGAGTACAAAACTCCAGATTTCACGTCAACAG GAATGTATGCAGCCATGCCGAGAGACATCCTCATGGTGGTGGGAAATGAAATTATCGAAGCTCCCATGGCCTGGAGGGCCCGCTTCTTTGAGTACCGTGCCTACAGGCCTTTGATCAAGGAATACTTTAGAAAAGGTGCAAAATGGACCACCGCTCCCAAACCCACCATGGCTGATGATCTGTACGACCAG GACTACCCCATCCGCACCGTGGAGGACAGACACAAGCTGGCAGCCCAAGGGAAGTTTGTAACCACAGAGTATGAGCCCTGCTTCGATGCGGCTGATTTCATTCGAGCCGGGAGGGACCTTTTCGTCCAGAGGAGTCAG GTTACGAACTACATGGGGATCGAGTGGATGAGGCGCCACCTGGGCCCAGATTACAAGGTGCACATCATCTCGTTCAAGGACCCCAACCCAATGCACATCGATGCCACTTTCAACATCATCGGCCCCGGGTTGGTGTTGTCGAACCCGGATCGCCCGTGCCGCCAG ATTGACATGTTCAAGAAAGCTGGCTGGACTGTTGTTAAACCCCCGACACCTTTGATTCCTGATG ACCACCCACTGTGGATGTCCTCCAAATGGCTGTCCATGAATGTCCTGATGCTGGATGAGAAGCGCGTCATGGTTGACGCCAATGAAGACACCAtacataaaatgtttgaaaGCCTTG GTATCAAGACCATAAAGGTGAACATTCGCCATGCCAACTCTCTCGGTGGCGGCTTCCACTGCTGGACAACCGACGTCCGCCGCCGTGGTACCCTGCAGTCCTACTTCCACTAG